Part of the Lolium rigidum isolate FL_2022 chromosome 6, APGP_CSIRO_Lrig_0.1, whole genome shotgun sequence genome, gtgtcaagatctatgaagatagattgaaacacataataagtttaagtcaaagtacatagaaaggatattgaagtagttcaatatagaaatattaagaaaatgttcttgtcatgtgaagttttaacaaaacttgagtgtatctgacactcaatgagtaaaaacacatgagtgatttagatcacaattaatatgtacacaatcagatgtcctgtgctctaaaatgttaggagcatataccagaatgattcatgtgataatcattggacaaacagtaagaatatccctgtgtacattagaagaaccaaggatatatataaatagttttgtatggagaaatgacaaacaaatcgttgtaaggtgttgcaccgatattggttttgtcacatataaaaataaaatttcaatctcaaaattaggctaagtgttgtttaaaaaggtagcacaattctagatttagaagagttctaaatgttgtgatggattctacaaacgaaggcagaatatgtcgttgttttgacaatgactgaggatgttaagtcaagaggttctttgagaacttggtgtagttccgatagtgtcgtaactttgaagctatattgtgtatgacaatattagtgacatatttcagaccgcggaattaaggttccaccagaagaccaaacatatttaatgccgacttatttggaaaatgagtgatgcgtgaagacgcaaatgaattgcaaaatacatatgtttctgagtgtgtcagaaccgttgactaaagctctccctagggcaaagtatgaccaacaccagaatgccatgggtgttaggtacattacaatgtaatctagattattgactctagtgcaagtgggagactgttggagatatgcccaagaggcaataataaaatggttattataatatatctttgtgtttatgataatgtttacataccatgctataattgtattaaccgaaacattgatacatgtgtgttatgtaaacaaacaaatgagtccctagtaagcctcttaactagcttgttgattaatagatgattagtttcataatcatgaacattggatgttattaatgacaaggttatatcattatatgaatgatgtaatggacacacccaattaagcatagcataagatcacgtcattaagttatttgctataagctttcaatacatagttacctagtccttatgaccatgagatcatgtaaatcacttataccggaaaggtactttgattacatcaaacgccaccgcgtaaatgggtggttataaaggtgggattaagtatccggaaagtatgagttgaggcatatggatcaacaatgggatttgtccatcccgatgacggatagatatactccgggccctctcggtggaatgtcgtctaatgtcttgcaagcatatgaataagttcataagagaccacataccacggtacgagtaaagagtacttgtcagagacgaggttgaacaaggtatagagtgataccgatgatcaaacctctgacaagtaaaatatcgcgtgacaaagggaattggtatcgtatgtgaatggttcattcgatcactaaagtcatcgttgaatatgtgggagccattatggatctccagatcccgctattggttattggtcgaagagaggtctcaaccatgtctgcatagttcgcgaaccgtagggtgacacacttaaggtttgatgtcgttttaagtagatatggaatatggaatggagttcgaagttttgttcggagtctcggatgggatccaggacatcacgaggaggtccggaatggtccggagaatgagattcatatataggaagtcatattccaagtttggaaatgatccggtgcatttatggcaggttctagaaggttctagaaaaatccggaagaaatcaccatggaaagtggagtcccggagggactccaccttgcatggccagccaaaccctaaggggtggagtcccaggtggactccaccataggtggccggccaccccacctaagggaaaggtgggagtcccaccttgggtaggactccccccttgagtaggtttcccacttatgggaggttttgttgttggggtcttattcgaagacttggactacaactcttggggatttccacctatataatgaggaggagagggaggggggcagccactcttggccgcaccacctagggttgcccatggccggcgccgtagccaccccctctccccaaaccctagcctctcctcctccacataatactcccgcagcgcataggcgaagccccgccggagttctccaccaccaccgccaccacgccgtcgtgctgccgggattccgaggaggatctactacttccgctgcccgctggaacggggagaaggacgtcgtcttcatcaacaccgaacgtgtgaccgagtacgaaggtgctgcccgattgtggcaccgtcaagatcttctacgcgcttttgaaagcggcaagtgatcgtctaccgcagcaacgagagcctcctctcgtaggctttggaactcttcaagggttagtctcgttcatcccctcgttgctaccatcttctagattgcatcttggcttggattgcgttctcgcggtaggaaattttttgttttctatgctacgaatccctacatatATATACCTGGGTTTGAGGGTGGAATCGAGGCAAAACTACATACTTCCCTCACGTCGTGCCCCCTCATCCGTTGCCCAAATCAGTTGCACTCTCCCCTCCGCGGCCAGCGATTCCGGCTAGCGCCCCACCAGATCTGCATCATGTGATCGTTGAACTACTCAGTACCATCCCTTGGGGGACACTCAACATCAGCCAGATGTAGCGGGGCCTCCGGATCAACAATGGCGCGCAGCCGTGGAAATCTAGCTTTCTATCGCCAAGTACCGCGAGCGGCAAGACGACTCCGACGCTCTTTGGAGGTCGTCTAAGCCGCATGGATGTGACACGAGGCATGGATCTCCCGAGCTGCGGTGATACGACCGGAGTACAAGGTGGAGCTCCCGACATCATgtttcgaggaggaggaggaggaggaaactgAGAAGGTGGAGGCCAACGATTACTTCAACtatgaggaggaggaaaaggaggtCAGGAGGCCATGACCAAGCCCTAGCCTGCGCCGAAGCTTAAGGAGGCTGTGATATTGCGGGTCCTTGCTCGTTCAGTGAGCATGGCCACGCCGCGAGGAGCTGCACCGTCGCTAGGTCAAGGTGTGCTAGTGATGGCCATTTGCACCTCTACACGCCCCTTACAATGCACttttaatttatatttttaaaaagTTTAATACGTTCTATAATGGTTGTTGtcgatttggatgtatctagatataaatATAATACTATTTGTAGCAATTGACCAAGAATAATTGCTTGTTCTTAGGCTCCTAATTTATCCTTAACCCGTGTGAATGCGCATCTAACTTTTATTTTAAGTTAGAGCTATTAGATTTACATGCTAGTTTTAAAAAGTTGACCATaagtttgaaaaataaaatataaattatactaCTATGTCATAAATTTATACCATTAAATTCATAAAATATGTTTTTCTAATGATATGTTTTTGCCACATATAATTCACATTTTATTTTCGAAATGTATGGTATCTTTTTTTCTTGAACTACTTATAAGTCTACATAATTTATGGTATTTTTTTAAACTACGTCTAAATAAGTGTAACAGATCTTGACGCAATGCTATAGCAATTTAATATCCTATTTATTGATATTCTATTTTataaatttaatcctaacataaaAGTTTGAGTTAATATAGAAGTCTTGTTCCTAGATGGAGAGACTACGGATTCTGAATCGACTGAGACCTATACGAACGATTATAGCATCAGCAGTGGTAGCTTCGGGTATATATGAAGTACAAAACAGGAAAACCACAAACGTCGCTCGAGCTAGCTACATGTAACTcgtttttaaaaaaatcagaaataaTATTTATagtttttaaaaaatctgaaaataaatctttATATAGATAATCTTGTGTTCTACCCGCATGCAAATTTGCAACTCTAAATACCTTATATTCAAGGCTatgcaaaaaatgaaaaaattctGAATTTCTATAATACTCGTAGATAGTACAAGCTCTCACAATATCAAAATCTGTcaaattttgtcatttttctgCTGCCTCAAATATATGATATCTGGGGTTCAAATTTTACACAATGATAGAACTCAACATTGCCTACATCTAGATTTTTTATCAGATTTCTTTTGAAACTTAGAATGctatttttgaaattttcaaagaAAGGAGCTATATATATGTGTAGCCCGTCCTACAAAAGTCTACACTCGTACAAAACAAGTATACATTGGTTGATTTTTACAATACGTTAATACTCCTCCATTTTATATTAGTTGTTGCTCATTCAGTACATTTTTCGAAACGAGAGTTAAGCCCCAGCCTGTGCATCACGGCTTTGCTTTATTTCATTCAGGTGTGCTAATATGGAACATTGCCCCAGTACTAGGTCTTGCTATAGCGAGTCACACCAGTAACCGTGCCGCCGCCCACGGTCTCAAGAACAGGACGCATGGATGAACAGATGTCGATCGCCACTCTCACACGGGTGCAGCGACAGCGAACCAGGCGATGGCAGTGCCGGCGAGACGCGCGGCGCGCGGGAACACAACCCGCGCCACGCCCGGTAGCATCGGGTACGTGAGCACCCCGAGCAAGAACCAGTTGAGGCTCAGCAGCGCCACGGCGCCGGAGCCGGAGGCGGCGGGCGCCAACGGCCTGCGCGCTCGGAAGAGGCGCGCGACGCTGCACATGGACATGCCGACGACGGTGAGGAGCCCCGCGAGGAGCGGCAGGCACGGCGCGTCCGCCGACCACGCGATCCCGCCCACCGCCAGCGACATGCCCACGCTGAACAGGCTCCGCCGCCGGGCCGCCACCTCCATCCGCCGGGCCTCCCGTTCCACCGCCTCCAAGTCCACGATCGACGGCGGGGAGGTGCCGGATAAGACGACGGCCACCTCCTTCTCGTCTTCCTCGGCGATATCCCACGCTTTCGCCGGGCGCTTGTCGTCCTCGGCCTTTCCACCGCCggttgccgccgtggccgccttgTCCCACATGGACTTGCCTTTGTGCTCCTTGAGACGCATGTTCTCCTTCTTCAGCGCCTTGACCTGCCGATCAAGCAAACAAACACCAAGAAACTTATAATCAGTCGACCACGACCACCACCCTGCTCTCCAAGAACCTCCATGGGGGCAGATCGATTCGATATTTCCTAGACACACCTGGCTCTCTAGCACGTCGATCCTGGCGAAGgcgtcctcctgctcctcctccatcTCGTCGAGGATATCCTCCATGGCCGCTTGCTCCTTGAGCGCCGCCCGCAGCCTCTGCTCCAGGTCcctgttctcccacaccaccttcTCCATCTGCCCCTGCATCTCCCCCAGCAGCCGGTCCAGCTGACCAACAAAATCGCAAGAATTAACCAGAGCTAGCTATTACTGTCGACTACGAGCAGAGGCCGGCGGTTGACGGCTAATTGGTCACCTTGCGCTCTCTGTCGGCGGCCGCGAGGATGCGCAAGGGGAAGGTGAGGAAGGCGACGGCCCAGAGCATGGCCTCGAGGCAGAGCAGCGCCGGGACCTGCACGGCGGCCACGGCCAGGTGCCGGAGCGAGAGAGCGCCGCGCGCCGCGACAGAACAGGAAGAGTAAGGCATGCGCGAACGGGGATCGATCTCAGCTCATCAGCTCAGCCACCATTCTCTGCTCCCAGTCTCCAATCTCCCGGAGAGCATGCAGAGATAACCACTGCGTGGAACACTGAGAGAGTGATGAGTGGCTGAACACGTGGGGCTTAGCACGTTTCGTCGCGTCGCGTCACCGCTCCGCGTGTCGACCGTCCTAGATAGTTTtttttgttgttattgttgttgttgttcttgttgcATGGAGTAGATAGATTAGGTTAGCGCATCCAATCCAGGACGGTGCGTGCGTACATATGCGTAGGTAGACTCTAGATTATCTTGTTGATCCCTAAAGTTAAGGGAGCCGATTCCATgaagcagtttttttttttaacaaggtAGGTCCCGAAGGACATGGATCATGCATTAAATCGTCGGTGGGAGCACAGTTACatagaggatctcaaggaaaagaAAAACTACAACCAAGTCCCTATCTTTTGCACTAAGCACCCTGCAGAGACGCGTAGAAACGCGATCGAGTCCATTGCCGACAGAAGAGGACACACCGGCGTCGCCGTCGCTACCATCCTCGAGGATGAAACCACTTCAGGACGAAGCAACGCTCATCGCCACGCCGTAGTCGAAGAAGAACCTCCAACGCTGGAGGAGAAAGCTCGAATCAAGTCCGAGCGCAGCAGGGCCAACCCTATGGCCAAGCATAGCGACGGCCGGAGCTTGCCAACACTTGGAGGCTGCTGCCGAGGTTGCTCGCTCCAGACACCTCG contains:
- the LOC124659484 gene encoding uncharacterized protein LOC124659484, which codes for MPYSSCSVAARGALSLRHLAVAAVQVPALLCLEAMLWAVAFLTFPLRILAAADRERKLDRLLGEMQGQMEKVVWENRDLEQRLRAALKEQAAMEDILDEMEEEQEDAFARIDVLESQVKALKKENMRLKEHKGKSMWDKAATAATGGGKAEDDKRPAKAWDIAEEDEKEVAVVLSGTSPPSIVDLEAVEREARRMEVAARRRSLFSVGMSLAVGGIAWSADAPCLPLLAGLLTVVGMSMCSVARLFRARRPLAPAASGSGAVALLSLNWFLLGVLTYPMLPGVARVVFPRAARLAGTAIAWFAVAAPV